The genomic stretch TGAACTACAAACAGCCTGGAGGGGCGGGGTTCGCGCCACACCAGGACGCCCGTGCCTACCGGTTCGTGGATCACCACGTTTCGTTGATGGTGCCGCTCGATCCAGCGACACAGCAGGCCGGCTGCCTTTGGTTCGCCACCGATGCAGAGCGGCGGTTGCTCGATGCCGAGGAGGGTGGCCGACTCACCGCCGAGGTCGAGCGGTCGCTCGCCTGGGTGCCTGTGGAGGTCGCGCCCGGCGACGTGGTCGTGTTCGACTCACTCGCGCCGCACCGCTCCGGCACCAATGCAAGCGACCATCCCCGCCGGGCCCTGTACATCACGTATAACAGCGCCGCCGATGGTGACCACCGAGACCGCTACTACGCCGACAAGGACGCCGAGTTCGCTGTCGCTGACGGGACCTTTGGAGGCCGGCGGGTCCGCATGTCGATCAGTGACGACTACCTCGGCAGGCCCGTAGCCTTCGATTCCCTCGCGTCGCTGTACGACTCGCCACTCGCGCACGAGCTCTACGACGAGGCGGTCAGCGAACTCGAGCACGGCCTGCAGGCAGCAGCGCTGGCCGAGGCCGGTGGCGCTTCGGACGAGTTGGTGGTGGCGGCACTGCTGCACGACGTCGGCCACCTGCTGCTCGGTGACCTCGCGCCGATCGAGGAGTCGCTGGATGCCGATCACCGACACGAAGGGGCAGGTGCACGCTACCTGCGTCAGTGGTTCGGTCCCGGTGTTGCCGAGCCTGTCGCACTACATGTGGCAGCCAAGCGATACCTCTGCTCTGTGGATCCCGACTACCCGGAGATGCTCTCCCCGTCGTCGGTTCGCAGCCTCGAGGTGCAGGGTGGGCCGATGTCGCCCGGTCAGGTCGAGGCATTCGAGGCGAGTCCCCGCCACGGCGACGCCGTGAGGCTGCGCCGCTGGGATGACGAAGCCAAGGTGTCCGGAGCGGCCACGCCGCCGTTCGCGCACTTCGAGCCGATGATCGACAGGCTCGCCGGCCGCCTGGGTCGATGAGCCCTCGTGTGCTCTGGGTCGTCGTCGACTCGCTGGGACTGCACCACCTGACACCGGAAGTGATGCCGCGGCTGTACGCGCTCGGTGCAGAGGGCGGACGGGCTGACAACGGGGGAATCGGGGAGCTCCCGGCGCTCACCTATCCCAACCACGCCACATTCGTCACCGGTGCATCGCCGTTGGCACACGGGGTTATGGCCAACGACGTGTTCAGAGCCGGGGCGTGGGTCGGAGCCGAAGAGGTGGGTCCGGCGGTGCCGACAGTGTTCGAGGCAGCATCTGGCGCCGGTCTTCAGAGCGTCGCCGTCTTCGGTGACCAGAACCTTGTGGGCGTGTGTGGCGCCCGGTCGGCATGGCGGCATTGGCCGCCTGACGGCGTGCACGACGCCGCCACGCCGAAAGGCGTCACCGGCTACGCGACCGATGCAGCGGTCGTGCGCGCGGTGCAGGACATCGAACCCCAGGACTCCGCGTTGACCTTCGTGCAGCTAGACGAGATGGATGCCGACAGCCATCTGCACGGGCCGCAGAGCGAGAACGCACGGGAGCGAGCCCGCGCTGTCGACCGCTGCCTCGTCGAGATGCTGGCGTTGTACGAGCCCGTCTGGAGCGACACCCTGGTGGTGGTGCTGAGCGACCACTGCCAGGAGGAGGTCG from Actinomycetes bacterium encodes the following:
- a CDS encoding HD domain-containing protein; amino-acid sequence: MGSGVLGTETVRRLSAWVRELEADAASPEGPALALHHREQTDHGPVLARSERFADSHEGLGAFVRGEAARIVGSVLGEPVVLFKEKVNYKQPGGAGFAPHQDARAYRFVDHHVSLMVPLDPATQQAGCLWFATDAERRLLDAEEGGRLTAEVERSLAWVPVEVAPGDVVVFDSLAPHRSGTNASDHPRRALYITYNSAADGDHRDRYYADKDAEFAVADGTFGGRRVRMSISDDYLGRPVAFDSLASLYDSPLAHELYDEAVSELEHGLQAAALAEAGGASDELVVAALLHDVGHLLLGDLAPIEESLDADHRHEGAGARYLRQWFGPGVAEPVALHVAAKRYLCSVDPDYPEMLSPSSVRSLEVQGGPMSPGQVEAFEASPRHGDAVRLRRWDDEAKVSGAATPPFAHFEPMIDRLAGRLGR